The Desulfobulbaceae bacterium genomic sequence TCGTGGCCGGCAAGGTAAAAAGGGCACCGCTCTTTATGCAGGATATCAGCCTCGAATGGCTCTACAGAGTCTATCAAGAACCGCGGCGGATGTGGAAAAGATACCTGATCACCAATCTAAGATATTGTTTCTTACTACTAAAAGAACTGCTGACTCCGCGAAAATAAACAGACAGTTTTTAACTTCGGCAACAGCAGCAAAATTGATTTATCAATTGACTTCTGAGTTATCTTTTTAGCTTATCATTTTATAATTCATCGGTTAAAAATTTAGCATGACAGTGATTGAGAGAATAAAAAATGATCGTGACGGCGATTTGATCAAACTACTTGATTATGCCAAAAGCAACGGCATTCCCGGCTATACCTTTCCCGGTAACAAAACATTATTGCTCCCCTGTTTTCAGTTAGTCAGAAACAAAGCGGAAATTTTCGCCAACCATAAACCCGTCCTGACTATTTCAATCGGCGGCTCAAATGTCAAGATCATGTTGGCCTCTATGAAAGATGGCAGGGTGCAGGTTCAGCAGTTGCTGGCTAAAGCAAACCCAGAAGTCATGACGGAATTTAATGATTATTTTGCTGATCTACTACTGACGAAACCCGAATTCAAAGATTATCTAAACAAGGACGATGCTATCATCGGTGTCTCTATCGCTGTAGCCATTGTCAACGGCATACCTTTACATCCCAGCAAAGTTCCTTTTGTCAAAAACCTAATTGCTAGGGATTATAAAAAAGACCTGTTAACACACAATTTCTGCGAGAATCTGCAAAATTTTCTCACCGCAAACAAACTTAAAAAAGCCGAAATCTATCTGGAAGGCGACTGTCCCTTGGCTCATCTTGGATCGGTAATGATGTCTGGCCTCAGTGCTGCAGAGCCGTCATTTCTATCCATCTGCGGCACAGGAATGGCCACAGCTGAAGATGAAATTTTTATTTTATTTTCTTGGGCTAAAATGCTCACCGCGGAAGATCCTGAACTTTTCCCGGCCACAGAAACTGAAGGCGGTCAGTTTCAATATTGTGTGGCCGGCAAAGGACTCTGGTCTTTTATGCGACGAGCTGTCATCTTAAAGTCGAAAGAAGCGGGATCACAACTAGCAAGCGCCGAAGTGCTAAAATGGTTCACTTCCGCCGCTGATTCCAAAAATGTCGGTCTGATTTGGGAGAGTGCTTTACCTGATGGCGGTAGCAACGCGAAATCCGCAGAAATCAGGGCAAGTATGCCGGCAGCTGCCTTTGCCGAATTGCAAGAACTCTCTCTGGCAATCATGGCTAAGGCTGTTTCTGTTTTTGTTAACAATACTTTAGCAACCCTGATTTGCTTGGGAGAAAAAGCCGTTAATAAAAACTGCCACATCTTTATTGAAGGCAGCATTGCCAACAACAAATGCTTTTACCCTAGATTTAAAAAAGAACTGGAAGAACGCTGTGCTGATCAGCAGCTTTTTACAAAAATCGACCGAAAAATGCCGGCCATGCCCGTCATATTAAATGATGTAATCAAGGCTGATCCAGCCGGTAACCTTCCGGCTCAGCTAATGAGAGAAGTGGATATTACCTCGGTCGGTGCGCTAAGCCTAGCCATCGCCAAGCAAGAACTGCATAAAAATTAATTATTTTCCACCCTGTTGAGCTAGTGGTTTGAAGCTTTAAATTCGCTAATAAACTGAATTTTCAGTAAGCCGGTGCTTTACTTTTTTATATACCAATAAGGAGATCAAAAATGGCTATAGTTTCAATGAATGATTTGCTGAAACCAGCTTTTAAAGAGCGTTACGGAGTAGCAGCCTTCAATATTATCAATGATGTCAGCATGCTGGCAGTTTTAAAAGCAGCTGAAGAATTAAATTCTCCTGTCATCATCCAAGTATCTGTAAAAACTGTAAAGTACTGGGGCGCAAAAATGATCCAGTATATGTTTAGCGAAATGGCCAAAGGTGTCAGCATCCCAGCTACTCTTCATTTAGATCACTGCCCCTATCCAGAGGTCATCAAAGAATGTCTGAATGCTGGCTGGAATTCTGTGCTCTATGATGGATCTAGCGTCAGCTTTACAGAATGTATGCAAAAGACCAAGGAAATCGTAAAAATGGCACATGACATGGGTGCCACTGTGGAAGGTGAAGTGGAAGCCGTGAAAGGCGTAGAAGATGGTATTGGCAGCGATGACGACGGTCCAATCATTCCTTTGGAACAGGCAGTACAATTCATTAATGAAACCGGCATTGATTGCTTTGCCCCTGCTATTGGCACAGCACACGGAACCTATAAAGGCGAGCCGGTGATTAACTCCGCAAGAGTTTCCGAAATTATCGCCGCCGTTAAGATTCCTTTAGTCTTACACGGTGGCACCGGTTTAAGTCAAAAAGTCTTTACTGACCTAATCAACCGTGGTATGGCCAAGGTTAATATTTCTACTCAATTAAAAATTGAATATGCCGACAGTTTGAACAAATACCTGAGTGCCAAACCGCATGAATACAATCCTATCAAACTGATCGACGCCAGTTTATTGGGCATGAAAGATATGGTCAAAGGCTTTATTAAAATCTTCGGCTCGGAGGGTAAAGCTTAATGGACAAAAATAATGTATTACTATTTGACTGCGATGGAGTTTTAGGAGACACCGAACGCTACGGTCATTTGCCTGCTTTTAACAAAATGTGGGCTGAAAAAGGCGTTGATTGGAAATGGTCGGTAGAACAATATGGCGATAAATTAAAAATCGGCGGCGGTAAAGAAAGGATGTTAAGCCTCTTTGCCGATGAAGATTTTTTAAGCATTTTCAAAAAACCTTGCAACAGTGTGGAGATCGATGAAATAATCAAGTCTTGGCATAAATCAAAAACAGCCATTTATAAAGATATCATCTTTTCGGGAAAAGTGCCAGCCCGTCCCGGCATTCCGCGCCTGATTAAAGAAGCTATTGACGCTGGTTGGACTTGCGCTATGTGCTCAACTTCTGCGGTGGAATCTGTTGAAGCCGTTCTAGTACATGCTGTCGGCCAAGACTATGCCAAGCGTTTTGCTGGAATTTTTGCCGGCGACATGGTTAAAGCCAAAAAACCAGCCCCTGATGTTTATCTGCTGGCCGTGAAAGAATTGGGCATAAAACCTGAAAATTGTGTTGTCGTGGAAGATTCTGAAAACGGCTTAAAAGCTGCTAAAGCGGCACAAATGAAATGCTTGGTCACAGTCAATGGTTACACTAAAGACGAAAATTTTGGCGGAGCTTCTTTGGTGGTCAGTTGCTTAGGCGATGAAACAGAAAAATGCCAAGTCCTTGCCAATCCCTTTAATTTGAAAATAGATAATAATATTGACCTCGATATCATCAAGCAAATAAAAAAATTATAGTTCTGCCAAGCATAAATTCAAAATCCTAACTTTCTGTAAGAGCTCTGTTTGTTGCAGGAAGTTATTTTTATAATCAAAATCCGTTCCAAATTACGCTAAAGCGCAATTGAATTTCCATTTGACGGATTTCATTTTTGTCACCTCAATAACAAGCAAGCCTTGAATTCACTACACAGCTAATCCAGGCGCCAAAGTGGCCTTAATTCATATCAATCTGTGATGTCGCTACATAAATTTGAGGTGAAATATTATATTTAGCTTCTAGCCTCAATTGGCCATTCTAGGGTGCTTTTAGGGTAAAAATCAACATTTAAGCATTGTTTTTCAAACCCTTAAGTTATAATTTTAGTAAAAAAATTTACTCCACTTGTTAGATATCTGAAAAAGCGACATATCCTAGCCGCTATGAGCATATTTACTAATTAGCAACGCACATGGAGGACACGAGCGAATTTACCGCTAACATAGCCGACCTAGCCCGCTTTCCATCTGAAAACACCAGTCCTGTGATAAGAATCTCCACGACTGGCAAGATTCTTTACCAAAACGAAGCGGCGACGGCAATCAGTGGCGCATTGTTAATAGACATAAAAAAGCTTCTTAAATTATGCCTGTCCGGCAAATCAGACACTCTGGATATGAAATTTGATAAGCTGGCATTTTCAGTCAAGGCTGTCCATATTGCGGAGCGTAACTATTTAAACCTATACTTTACTGATATAACACACAGGGTGGAAGCTGAAGAGTTAGCCCGCAGATCTTCCGAAACTCTGAACCTGTTCCGACATTTGATTGAAGAATCAAGCGATTCCATTTTCGTTATCGATGCTCGTACAGGGCGCTTCCTAGACTGCAACAATAGGGCGTGTATGTCATTAGGATATCTTCGCGAGGAAATCTTAAAACTGCATGTTGCTGAAATAGAAAGCACTTTTGCAAATAATTTCGACTGGGAGAAATTTTATCAACGTTTCAAAAATATAACTTCTACAACTATGGTTGGCCGTCATAAACGCAAGGATTGCACTTCTTTTCCTGTGGAAGTAGGTGCTAAATATCTCGCCATCAACGGTCATGAATATATGGTGACCATAGCCAGAGATATCAGCGAAAGAATAAAAACCGAAGAGGAATTACGGCGTCAAGAAAGATTTCAGCAATCACTTCTCGACGATATGCTTACCTTTGTCGGCATCCTGCACCCTAACGGCGACATCATCTTCATCAATAATACCCCACTAAAGATTGGCGGTATACGCTTGAAAGATATCAAGGGCCTTAAATTTTATGATGCCCCTTGGTGGACTCATCGTGAAGATGTTCGCAACACCGTCTTCGATGATATCAAACGCTGTGCTAATGGTGAAGTTATGGCCCATGACATCGAAATCCTAACCGCTGATGGCTCACTAATGTGGATAGAGTATAGCATGCATCCTATTTACGATGACGCCGGCAATGTTGAATTTCTGATCCCAGAAGGGCGAGATCTCACCGAGCGTAAGCAGCTGGAAATGGAACTGATAAAAGCAAAAGACCGCGCTGAAGCAGCCAGTAGAGCAAAATCAACTTTCTTGGCCAATATGAGTCATGAATTGCGCTCTCCGATGAATGGTATTCTCGGTATGATTCAGGTTCTTGAAGACACGAAACTAAGTGAAGAGCAATTTGAGTGCGTCACTGATATCAAAAACTGTACCGAAACGCTGACCAACCTTCTCGCTGACATCTTGAATATTACTAGCATAGAAGCAGGCA encodes the following:
- a CDS encoding PAS domain S-box protein, with translation MEDTSEFTANIADLARFPSENTSPVIRISTTGKILYQNEAATAISGALLIDIKKLLKLCLSGKSDTLDMKFDKLAFSVKAVHIAERNYLNLYFTDITHRVEAEELARRSSETLNLFRHLIEESSDSIFVIDARTGRFLDCNNRACMSLGYLREEILKLHVAEIESTFANNFDWEKFYQRFKNITSTTMVGRHKRKDCTSFPVEVGAKYLAINGHEYMVTIARDISERIKTEEELRRQERFQQSLLDDMLTFVGILHPNGDIIFINNTPLKIGGIRLKDIKGLKFYDAPWWTHREDVRNTVFDDIKRCANGEVMAHDIEILTADGSLMWIEYSMHPIYDDAGNVEFLIPEGRDLTERKQLEMELIKAKDRAEAASRAKSTFLANMSHELRSPMNGILGMIQVLEDTKLSEEQFECVTDIKNCTETLTNLLADILNITSIEAGKTVIFPREFDLEDLLSDIRKLFSMEAARKNLAFTSSIDKEFKIFTGDPLRLKQIISNLVGNAIKFTHEGSVTIKISACNPEASSLSIIVEDTGIGIPDDRLTYIFESFEQADNSMTRLYGGSGLGLSIVDKLVKLMQGTIEVQSKEGQGSIFKVILPVMKEELASLTLTEEAETEAICCLAERVLVVDDDFVNQKVLAKLMKKISQEVLTAESGEEALELFASQKFDCILLDVKMPSISGLETARIMRDLEKKHGRPAATIIAVTAHALDEDRKICLQAGMDAYIAKPVCFQKLKTLLGKCQKQK
- a CDS encoding class II fructose-bisphosphate aldolase; this encodes MAIVSMNDLLKPAFKERYGVAAFNIINDVSMLAVLKAAEELNSPVIIQVSVKTVKYWGAKMIQYMFSEMAKGVSIPATLHLDHCPYPEVIKECLNAGWNSVLYDGSSVSFTECMQKTKEIVKMAHDMGATVEGEVEAVKGVEDGIGSDDDGPIIPLEQAVQFINETGIDCFAPAIGTAHGTYKGEPVINSARVSEIIAAVKIPLVLHGGTGLSQKVFTDLINRGMAKVNISTQLKIEYADSLNKYLSAKPHEYNPIKLIDASLLGMKDMVKGFIKIFGSEGKA
- a CDS encoding HAD-IA family hydrolase, coding for MDKNNVLLFDCDGVLGDTERYGHLPAFNKMWAEKGVDWKWSVEQYGDKLKIGGGKERMLSLFADEDFLSIFKKPCNSVEIDEIIKSWHKSKTAIYKDIIFSGKVPARPGIPRLIKEAIDAGWTCAMCSTSAVESVEAVLVHAVGQDYAKRFAGIFAGDMVKAKKPAPDVYLLAVKELGIKPENCVVVEDSENGLKAAKAAQMKCLVTVNGYTKDENFGGASLVVSCLGDETEKCQVLANPFNLKIDNNIDLDIIKQIKKL
- a CDS encoding WecB/TagA/CpsF family glycosyltransferase, with translation VAGKVKRAPLFMQDISLEWLYRVYQEPRRMWKRYLITNLRYCFLLLKELLTPRK